The Deltaproteobacteria bacterium HGW-Deltaproteobacteria-4 genomic interval CCGGTGGCAACTCTGGCGCCGCGCGCGCTTGCGGGCATTCAGATCGAGCACGTTACACTCCATAATGCCGACGAGCTGGAGCGGCTCGACCTCATCGCCGGCGATGAAGTCCTCGTCGCCCTCAGTGGTGATGTGATCCCGCAGATTGTGGCCGTGACCAAACGGATTCCCCGGCGTGCCCTCCTTGCGAAGGCGTCGTCGGTTGTCGTCCTGCCGCATGCTTGCTACAGCGCCAGTGCCGACTGTTCGGCGCAATTTCTTAGTCGGGCGCTCCATTTCACCTCTCCCGCCGGGTTGAATATCGCCGGACTCGGGCGTGGTCGCCTGCAAGCGCTGATCTCAGCCGGACTGGTGCCGGATCTCCCCTCTCTTCTTACTCTCAAGGGGGAGGAGATTGCCGCCGTCGATGGCCTTGGTGCAAAAACAGCGGACAGGATCGCCACGGCACTGCAAAACGCCCGGCATCCGCAACCGTGGCGACTGCTGGCGGCGCTCGGGGTTGAGAGTGTCGGGCCGAAAACGCTGGCACGGCTGCAAAAACATTATGCCACCCTCGGTGTGATGACGACCGCCACCGCCCCGGAACTCGCCAGCGTCATCGGTGACCGGTCCGGCGCCGCGCTTTCCAGTTTTTTTGCCAGCCCGGCGGCGAGGCCGCAGCTGGCCGCTTTCTATCGACTCGGGCTGCTCGGGGAGGATGAGGTGCTCAAGGATTGGGTGGAGCAACGCGTTGACGCGGATTGAGCCGGGTGAAGTTTTTAGGCGGGACCAAGCAAGTTCCGGGGGTTGCGCCCCCGACGACGCCCTACTTCTTTTCCTTGCCGGAAAGAAGTAGGCAAGAAAAGGCACCCCATCACCTGGCCCGCTGCGCGGGTTCCCTGCGCCCGGCAGACGTTTGGCGGGCGGACAAAAACTCGCTGCGCTCAGACATTTGTCCTCCTTTATCGCCAAACGTCCACCGTGCTCCGGCTACGGCGAAAGGGGGGAACACCAAGCTCGAAATCACAAAGATCATGGTAGGGGCGGCCCTTGTGGCCGCCCGCTTTGATCGTAAGCTCCCCTCCTTGCTTAAGGAAGGGGGGATGGGGGTGGTCGGTTTAAAAGAGTGGAGAAGCCGAGGCAGGGGGATGGTTAACGCCTTGACTTGCTTTGGGTAATCGGATTTAATGTTGACCCGTCAATATAAGGCCCGATGGGGGCGGCGGGCAGCATCGGATTCCTTCAAACCGCCGCTTCGGATTCTTGCCGAAGCGGCGGTTTTTTTGCACAATTGGACGTCCCGCTTGTGCCGAAAAAGCATCTATAGATACCTTCGAATAAAAGCGGTGTCATTATGAAAAGCATATATCGGGTCGCTGGCTGCGTAAATAACGATTCGACCACAAAAAATTTGAGAATCTGAAAAATCAGGACACAAGCTGCCCTTGGGAGGAAATATGAATGGCGTAGTTGAGAAGGTCTATCAGCATAGAAATGATTTTATAATTATCGGGTTAACTGGAAAAATTGCGAGTGGGTGTACGACAGCAGCTGATTTCTTAACAAAAAAAGTTGATGAGATTGTTTTGCCTGAGATAAATATTGGAGAAGAATCAAATGATAATCAGAGAAAAAAATATATTATTTCAAGATATTACAAAAGCAACTGGTCGCAATTTATAAAAATATGCGTACGAGATGTTATTACGACTTTCGTGTTAGATAATGGGTTTGATAAATTGGTAGCGTATGTTAATAGCGCAGTATCTGATGAACTACAAATAGATTTTTTAAAGTCTGAGTACGAACAAAAAATTAAACAAAACAAACATTTTATGACAATTCTAACAAAACGTTCTGAAAAAAAGGAAATTGTAAAAGAAGATGCAGAATATGTTTATGATTATCTAATAAACAAACTGCCATCGTTTACGACAGCAATAAAGAAGGGACTTTCTGCAGAAAGCTATAGAGAATTTTCAAAGGCGTTTCAACTTTTTGGCGACAATATAAGAAAATCTGGATGTGCAATTACTGAAACTTTTGACTCAAAAAATATATATTGTTTGGCAGAACGAATAAATCTAATCATAAAAATATTAAAGATTTATAACAATGAAAATACAAATAGACATTATTTTGTCATTGATGCCTTTAGGAACCCTTTTGAATCAATGTTTTTTAAAGAGAGATATTCAGCATT includes:
- a CDS encoding deoxycytidylate deaminase, which gives rise to MNGVVEKVYQHRNDFIIIGLTGKIASGCTTAADFLTKKVDEIVLPEINIGEESNDNQRKKYIISRYYKSNWSQFIKICVRDVITTFVLDNGFDKLVAYVNSAVSDELQIDFLKSEYEQKIKQNKHFMTILTKRSEKKEIVKEDAEYVYDYLINKLPSFTTAIKKGLSAESYREFSKAFQLFGDNIRKSGCAITETFDSKNIYCLAERINLIIKILKIYNNENTNRHYFVIDAFRNPFESMFFKERYSAFYLMAIKSPEDDRHDRLFKELNLNKTQIEEQDKKENPDGSPLESRDIFVSQNISACIEKADIHINNIGKHGSDSFNELKGRLVTYVSLIQHPGLITPERDEKLMQIAYTAKLNSGCISRQVGAVVTNKHGAIVSIGWNDVPEGQTQCLLRNLDHLQSGTDPNSYSDYEKMDSQFKDKVRIKISLIGGREKLKGRGLAFCFKGFHNEIKKDKNQVHTRALHAEENAFLQIVRACKGFCVNGFVG